One window of Vitis riparia cultivar Riparia Gloire de Montpellier isolate 1030 chromosome 5, EGFV_Vit.rip_1.0, whole genome shotgun sequence genomic DNA carries:
- the LOC117914768 gene encoding uncharacterized protein At4g14450, chloroplastic-like, translated as MAETSQTRPSAGINRRPPSRLQRRAPSSLQISPAADWKVAIPLLSPLATSPSSPKLIDRTAEVKPKEEPRQMKEGEKPVFKKWQHPAAPFCYEPASFVRSFVPV; from the coding sequence ATGGCCGAGACATCTCAAACCAGACCCAGCGCTGGAATCAACCGCCGTCCTCCCAGCAGGCTCCAACGCAGAGCTCCCTCCTCTTTGCAGATCAGTCCGGCAGCCGATTGGAAAGTTGCGATACCGCTATTGTCGCCGCTGGCCACATCGCCGTCCTCGCCGAAACTGATTGATCGGACGGCGGAGGTGAAGCCTAAAGAGGAGCCACGGCAGATGAAGGAGGGGGAGAAGCCAGTGTTCAAGAAGTGGCAGCATCCAGCGGCTCCGTTCTGCTATGAGCCGGCGTCGTTTGTACGGTCGTTCGTGCCGGTGTAG